A stretch of the Nothobranchius furzeri strain GRZ-AD chromosome 5, NfurGRZ-RIMD1, whole genome shotgun sequence genome encodes the following:
- the rpl27 gene encoding large ribosomal subunit protein eL27: MGKFMKPGKVVMVLAGRYAGRKAVIVKNIDDGTADRPYSHALVAGIDRYPRKVTTTMGKKKIAKRSKIKAFVKVFNYNHLMPTRYSVDIPLDKTVVNKDVFRDPALKRKARREAKVKFEERYKTGKNKWFFQKLRF; the protein is encoded by the exons ATGGGCAAGTTTATGAAGCCTGGAAAGGTGGTGATGGTCCTAGCTGGACGCTACGCCGGACGTAAAGCGGTAATCGTGAAG AACATTGACGATGGCACCGCCGACCGTCCCTACAGTCACGCTCTGGTTGCAGGCATTGACCGCTATCCCCGTAAAGTGACCACAACTATGGGCAAGAAGAAGATCGCCAAGAGGTCCAAGATCAAGGCCTTTGTCAAAGTTTTCAACTACAACCACCTCATGCCCACCAG ATATTCTGTGGATATTCCTCTGGACAAAACTGTCGTCAACAAGGATGTCTTCAGGGATCCTGCTCTCAAACGCAAAGCCAGGCGGGAGGCTAAAGTCAAGTTTGAGGAGAG GTACAAGACGGGAAAGAACAAGTGGTTCTTCCAGAAGCTCCGGTTCTAA
- the rundc1 gene encoding RUN domain-containing protein 1 isoform X2, producing MSTEELSASDSEAVFAGAGERWAPVGAVASPEDESGGQPRLRGLLSASDEEMAARLRKLEEEQDLLNSSLLALTSHFAQVQFRLKQIVHAQSEEKERMLAELEDFAFRGCPHVLGCRAHDAKQLENSSEREKRERLEAQREKQKDLIFQLKTQLDDLERFAYQEGSYDSLPQSVVMERQKVIIDELIKKLDVNLNEDIGNLSPEELRQRVDAAIAQIVNPARVKEQLVEQLKTQIRDLEMFINFIQDEVGNPLLSDGGPSQQPKAAGTKAGVKKKVDQDQAQRMHETGLQLIQKALAVLQIFAASQFGCSTGHVPQNMWSQDSAGLDYGPLLQRLEAAVEKVRVLGSRRHPSVEHVVSYTSTSPLGARDELTTAVRKELATALKDLLAHGLFSPSQTMSLVLAPISCLLPYRPAPQTMHPWELFVKYYHSKNGKAFVESPARQLSQSFSLNVGSGPGTVTPKQSFLWAIHAVLKEHGRYKRGPDTEFKALVCMALNEQRLVSWLNLLCKSGTLIHPHYQSWSYMAQTGFEGALRILGRISHLRFNLPMDLAVRQLKNIKDAF from the exons ATGTCCACAGAGGAGCTGTCAGCCTCGGACAGCGAGGCTGTGTTCGCCGGCGCAGGAGAGCGATGGGCACCGGTGGGCGCTGTGGCCAGCCCCGAGGATGAGAGCGGTGGGCAGCCGAGACTAAGAGGATTATTGTCGGCCTCCGATGAAGAGATGGCCGCCCGGTTGAGGAAGCTCGAAGAGGAGCAGGACCTGCTGAATTCTTCTCTTCTCGCTCTGACCTCTCACTTCGCTCAGGTTCAGTTCCGACTCAAGCAGATTGTCCACGCGCAGAGCGAAGAGAAGGAGAGGATGCTGGCGGAGCTGGAGGACTTCGCCTTCAGGGGTTGCCCTCATGTCCTGGGCTGCAGAGCTCATGATGCCAAACAGCTGGAGAACTCG AGTGAGCGGGAGAAGAGGGAGCGCCTAGAGGctcagagggaaaaacaaaagGATCTCATTTTCCAGCTGAAAACGCAGCTGGACGATCTCGAACGCTTCGCCTACCAGGAGGGCAGCTATGACTCGTTGCCGCAGTCTGTTGTCATGGAGAGACAGAAG GTCATCATTGATGAACTGATCAAGAAGCTGGATGTGAATCTGAACGAGGACATTGGGAACTTGTCACCTGAGGAGCTGAGGCAGAGAGTGGACGCCGCCATTGCTCAGATAGTGAACCCGGCGAGAGTCAAAGAGCAGCTGGTCGAGCAGCTGAAAACCCAGATCAGGGACCTGGAGATGTTTATCAACTTCATTCAGG ATGAAGTGGGGAACCCTCTCTTATCAGATGGTGGACCCAGTCAGCAGCCGAAAGCAGCAGGGACCAAAGCAGGAGTAAAAAAGAAAG TAGATCAGGATCAGGCCCAGAGGATGCATGAGACCGGCCTCCAGCTCATCCAGAAGGCCCTTGCTGTGCTGCAGATCTTTGCTGCGAGTCAGTTCGGTTGCTCCACCGGTCACGTCCCACAGAACATGTGGTCTCAGGACTCCGCTGGGTTGGACTATGGGCCTCTGCTGCAGCGTCTGGAGGCAGCTGTAGAGAAGGTCCGAGTGTTGGGTTCACGCAGACATCCTTCTGTTGAGCATGTGGTCAGCTACACCAGCACATCCCCTCTCGGGGCTCGAGATGAGCTGACGACAGCTGTAAGGAAGGAGCTGGCGACTGCCCTGAAGGACTTATTGGCTCATGGCCTCTTCTCACCTTCACAAACCATGAGTTTGGTGTTGGCGCCCATTTCCTGCCTTCTGCCTTACAGACCTGCCCCACAAACAATGCACCCATGGGAACTCTTTGTGAAGTACTACCATTCCAAAAACGGTAAGGCGTTTGTGGAGTCACCGGCCCGCCAGCTCTCTCAGTCCTTCAGCCTAAATGTAGGCAGCGGCCCGGGGACCGTCACACCGAAGCAGTCCTTCCTGTGGGCCATTCACGCGGTTCTGAAAGAGCATGGACGGTACAAAAGAGGACCGGACACGGAGTTCAAAGCTCTGGTGTGCATGGCTCTGAATGAGCAGCGGCTTGTGTCGTGGCTGAACCTGCTGTGCAAATCCGGTACTCTGATACACCCGCACTACCAGTCCTGGAGCTACATGGCCCAGACCGGCTTTGAAGGAGCACTTCGCATCCTGGGTCGCATCAGCCACCTCAGATTCAACCTCCCAATGGACTTGGCTGTACGACAACTGAAAAACATTAAAGATGCTTTCTAA
- the rundc1 gene encoding RUN domain-containing protein 1 isoform X1 — protein sequence MSTEELSASDSEAVFAGAGERWAPVGAVASPEDESGGQPRLRGLLSASDEEMAARLRKLEEEQDLLNSSLLALTSHFAQVQFRLKQIVHAQSEEKERMLAELEDFAFRGCPHVLGCRAHDAKQLENSSEREKRERLEAQREKQKDLIFQLKTQLDDLERFAYQEGSYDSLPQSVVMERQKVIIDELIKKLDVNLNEDIGNLSPEELRQRVDAAIAQIVNPARVKEQLVEQLKTQIRDLEMFINFIQDEVGNPLLSDGGPSQQPKAAGTKAGVKKKAVDQDQAQRMHETGLQLIQKALAVLQIFAASQFGCSTGHVPQNMWSQDSAGLDYGPLLQRLEAAVEKVRVLGSRRHPSVEHVVSYTSTSPLGARDELTTAVRKELATALKDLLAHGLFSPSQTMSLVLAPISCLLPYRPAPQTMHPWELFVKYYHSKNGKAFVESPARQLSQSFSLNVGSGPGTVTPKQSFLWAIHAVLKEHGRYKRGPDTEFKALVCMALNEQRLVSWLNLLCKSGTLIHPHYQSWSYMAQTGFEGALRILGRISHLRFNLPMDLAVRQLKNIKDAF from the exons ATGTCCACAGAGGAGCTGTCAGCCTCGGACAGCGAGGCTGTGTTCGCCGGCGCAGGAGAGCGATGGGCACCGGTGGGCGCTGTGGCCAGCCCCGAGGATGAGAGCGGTGGGCAGCCGAGACTAAGAGGATTATTGTCGGCCTCCGATGAAGAGATGGCCGCCCGGTTGAGGAAGCTCGAAGAGGAGCAGGACCTGCTGAATTCTTCTCTTCTCGCTCTGACCTCTCACTTCGCTCAGGTTCAGTTCCGACTCAAGCAGATTGTCCACGCGCAGAGCGAAGAGAAGGAGAGGATGCTGGCGGAGCTGGAGGACTTCGCCTTCAGGGGTTGCCCTCATGTCCTGGGCTGCAGAGCTCATGATGCCAAACAGCTGGAGAACTCG AGTGAGCGGGAGAAGAGGGAGCGCCTAGAGGctcagagggaaaaacaaaagGATCTCATTTTCCAGCTGAAAACGCAGCTGGACGATCTCGAACGCTTCGCCTACCAGGAGGGCAGCTATGACTCGTTGCCGCAGTCTGTTGTCATGGAGAGACAGAAG GTCATCATTGATGAACTGATCAAGAAGCTGGATGTGAATCTGAACGAGGACATTGGGAACTTGTCACCTGAGGAGCTGAGGCAGAGAGTGGACGCCGCCATTGCTCAGATAGTGAACCCGGCGAGAGTCAAAGAGCAGCTGGTCGAGCAGCTGAAAACCCAGATCAGGGACCTGGAGATGTTTATCAACTTCATTCAGG ATGAAGTGGGGAACCCTCTCTTATCAGATGGTGGACCCAGTCAGCAGCCGAAAGCAGCAGGGACCAAAGCAGGAGTAAAAAAGAAAG CAGTAGATCAGGATCAGGCCCAGAGGATGCATGAGACCGGCCTCCAGCTCATCCAGAAGGCCCTTGCTGTGCTGCAGATCTTTGCTGCGAGTCAGTTCGGTTGCTCCACCGGTCACGTCCCACAGAACATGTGGTCTCAGGACTCCGCTGGGTTGGACTATGGGCCTCTGCTGCAGCGTCTGGAGGCAGCTGTAGAGAAGGTCCGAGTGTTGGGTTCACGCAGACATCCTTCTGTTGAGCATGTGGTCAGCTACACCAGCACATCCCCTCTCGGGGCTCGAGATGAGCTGACGACAGCTGTAAGGAAGGAGCTGGCGACTGCCCTGAAGGACTTATTGGCTCATGGCCTCTTCTCACCTTCACAAACCATGAGTTTGGTGTTGGCGCCCATTTCCTGCCTTCTGCCTTACAGACCTGCCCCACAAACAATGCACCCATGGGAACTCTTTGTGAAGTACTACCATTCCAAAAACGGTAAGGCGTTTGTGGAGTCACCGGCCCGCCAGCTCTCTCAGTCCTTCAGCCTAAATGTAGGCAGCGGCCCGGGGACCGTCACACCGAAGCAGTCCTTCCTGTGGGCCATTCACGCGGTTCTGAAAGAGCATGGACGGTACAAAAGAGGACCGGACACGGAGTTCAAAGCTCTGGTGTGCATGGCTCTGAATGAGCAGCGGCTTGTGTCGTGGCTGAACCTGCTGTGCAAATCCGGTACTCTGATACACCCGCACTACCAGTCCTGGAGCTACATGGCCCAGACCGGCTTTGAAGGAGCACTTCGCATCCTGGGTCGCATCAGCCACCTCAGATTCAACCTCCCAATGGACTTGGCTGTACGACAACTGAAAAACATTAAAGATGCTTTCTAA